The following coding sequences are from one Gigantopelta aegis isolate Gae_Host chromosome 15, Gae_host_genome, whole genome shotgun sequence window:
- the LOC121390631 gene encoding tyrosine-protein phosphatase non-receptor type 23-like isoform X1 has product MSKQSVVAGHMPAPGMPQQTPNIYQQQPGIIPPQQYFGANQQSMQPQRAFRQPTYQPVYMAMGQPASQYSAGNVMVQQQQMMGYSIGQKMPTTSYDIPQSQTLQQQYQPSAQYQTSQQYPSQAYPMFYQSQPMPVTQPQRPPSAPGPSAAPTNKRERKPDQIVDTNRREVPEEILHLKSTPPGESARSTPGSSGVPGSAGSTPPPSLGQPDIAAQYAAQVAATLRPGSA; this is encoded by the exons ATGAGTAAGCAGTCGGTGGTAGCGGGACACATGCCTGCCCCTGGCATGCCTCAACAGACGCCCAACATATACCAACAACAACCTGGAATAATACCACCTCAG CAGTATTTTGGGGCTAATCAACAGAGTATGCAACCTCAGCGGGCATTCCGGCAGCCGACCTACCAGCCGGTTTACATGGCCATGGGACAGCCTGCCTCCCAGTATTCGGCAGGCAATGTCATGGTACAGCAACAACAAATGATGGGG TATTCTATAGGCCAAAAAATGCCAACAACTTCATATGACATTCCACAGTCACAAACTCTTCAGCAGCAGTACCAGCCATCTGCACAGTACCAGACAAGTCAGCAGTACCCCAGTCAGGCCTATCCAATGTTCTACCAGAGTCAGCCTATGCCTGTCACTCAACCGCAGAGACCGCCCTCTGCTCCGGGACCAAGTGCAGCACCCACAAATAAGAGGGAACGCAAACCAGACCAGATTGTTGATACCAACAGACGAGAAGTGCCGGAGGAGATTTTGCATTTAAAGTCCACCCCTCCGGGTGAGAGTGCACGCAGTACACCTGGTAGTTCTGGGGTACCGGGAAGTGCCGGG tcGACACCACCGCCATCATTAGGTCAGCCCGATATTGCAGCTCAGTATGCTGCCCAAGTTGCAGCCACTCTACGTCCTGGGTCTGCTTAA
- the LOC121390631 gene encoding class E vacuolar protein-sorting machinery protein hse1-like isoform X2: MSKQSVVAGHMPAPGMPQQTPNIYQQQPGIIPPQYFGANQQSMQPQRAFRQPTYQPVYMAMGQPASQYSAGNVMVQQQQMMGYSIGQKMPTTSYDIPQSQTLQQQYQPSAQYQTSQQYPSQAYPMFYQSQPMPVTQPQRPPSAPGPSAAPTNKRERKPDQIVDTNRREVPEEILHLKSTPPGESARSTPGSSGVPGSAGSTPPPSLGQPDIAAQYAAQVAATLRPGSA; this comes from the exons ATGAGTAAGCAGTCGGTGGTAGCGGGACACATGCCTGCCCCTGGCATGCCTCAACAGACGCCCAACATATACCAACAACAACCTGGAATAATACCACCTCAG TATTTTGGGGCTAATCAACAGAGTATGCAACCTCAGCGGGCATTCCGGCAGCCGACCTACCAGCCGGTTTACATGGCCATGGGACAGCCTGCCTCCCAGTATTCGGCAGGCAATGTCATGGTACAGCAACAACAAATGATGGGG TATTCTATAGGCCAAAAAATGCCAACAACTTCATATGACATTCCACAGTCACAAACTCTTCAGCAGCAGTACCAGCCATCTGCACAGTACCAGACAAGTCAGCAGTACCCCAGTCAGGCCTATCCAATGTTCTACCAGAGTCAGCCTATGCCTGTCACTCAACCGCAGAGACCGCCCTCTGCTCCGGGACCAAGTGCAGCACCCACAAATAAGAGGGAACGCAAACCAGACCAGATTGTTGATACCAACAGACGAGAAGTGCCGGAGGAGATTTTGCATTTAAAGTCCACCCCTCCGGGTGAGAGTGCACGCAGTACACCTGGTAGTTCTGGGGTACCGGGAAGTGCCGGG tcGACACCACCGCCATCATTAGGTCAGCCCGATATTGCAGCTCAGTATGCTGCCCAAGTTGCAGCCACTCTACGTCCTGGGTCTGCTTAA